A part of Desulfovibrio sp. Huiquan2017 genomic DNA contains:
- the typA gene encoding translational GTPase TypA — protein sequence MSTKEFNNGLRNIAIIAHVDHGKTTLVDAMFKQSGLFREGQDVNERIMDSMDLERERGITIAAKNCSVCWKGTKINIIDTPGHADFGGEVERSLSMADGAILLVDASEGPLPQTRFVLKKALEQKLSLMVVINKVDRQDARPAEVLNEIYDLFIDLDAHEEQLDFPLLYAIGRDGIAMESPDERGENLHILLDMIVEHVPGPEHDPDEPFQMLVSDLSYSDYLGRLAIGKIHHGSAKSNDQLLCLADEGRTVPLKVTKLQTYDGLQVVPTETCEPGDIIVIAGIEDVHIGDTICTKESPKALPRITVDEPTVSMRFGINTSPLAGQEGKLVQTNKIRERLHKETLLNVAIQVEDTDGRDAYLVKGRGEFQMAILVEQMRREGFELSVGRPEVIFKYEDGQKLEPIEHLYVDCDESFMGIVTEKIQVRKGRMTNMVNHGTGRVRLEFSVPARALIGYRDEFLTDTKGTGIMNSYLEGYGEYRGEFTSRYTGSLVSDRSGKAVAYGLFNLEPRGRIFVVPGDPVYEGMIIGEHNRENDINVNPAKEKKLTNMRASGKDEAVILTPVKPMTLEYALNFIKDDEEVEVTPLSIRLRKSELSALVRHREDGKKKKGKENS from the coding sequence ATGAGCACTAAAGAATTCAACAACGGACTTCGCAATATCGCCATCATCGCCCACGTCGACCATGGCAAAACCACCCTTGTGGACGCCATGTTCAAACAGTCGGGCCTCTTCCGCGAGGGCCAGGACGTCAACGAACGCATCATGGACTCCATGGACCTGGAGCGGGAACGCGGCATCACCATCGCCGCCAAGAACTGTTCCGTCTGCTGGAAAGGCACCAAGATCAACATCATCGACACCCCCGGCCACGCCGACTTCGGTGGCGAAGTGGAACGTTCCCTGTCCATGGCCGACGGCGCCATCCTCCTGGTGGACGCCTCCGAAGGCCCCCTCCCCCAGACCCGCTTCGTACTCAAGAAGGCCCTGGAGCAGAAGCTTTCCCTGATGGTGGTCATCAACAAGGTCGATCGCCAGGACGCCCGCCCCGCCGAGGTCCTCAACGAAATCTACGACCTGTTCATCGACCTGGACGCTCACGAGGAACAGCTTGATTTTCCCCTGCTCTACGCCATCGGCCGCGACGGCATCGCCATGGAGTCCCCGGACGAACGCGGCGAAAACCTGCACATCCTCCTCGACATGATCGTGGAGCACGTGCCCGGCCCGGAACACGACCCGGACGAACCGTTCCAGATGCTCGTCTCCGACCTGTCCTATTCCGATTACCTGGGCAGGCTGGCCATCGGCAAGATCCACCACGGCTCGGCCAAGTCCAACGATCAGCTCCTGTGCCTTGCCGACGAAGGCCGGACCGTACCGCTCAAGGTGACCAAGCTCCAAACCTACGACGGCCTCCAGGTGGTCCCCACCGAAACCTGTGAACCCGGCGACATCATCGTCATCGCGGGCATCGAGGACGTCCACATCGGCGACACCATCTGCACTAAGGAAAGCCCCAAGGCCCTGCCGCGCATCACCGTGGACGAACCCACCGTGTCCATGCGCTTCGGCATCAACACCTCGCCCCTGGCGGGCCAGGAAGGCAAGCTGGTCCAGACCAACAAGATCCGCGAACGGCTGCACAAGGAGACCCTGCTCAACGTGGCCATCCAGGTGGAGGACACCGACGGCCGCGACGCCTACCTGGTTAAGGGACGCGGCGAGTTCCAGATGGCCATTCTGGTCGAGCAGATGCGCCGCGAGGGCTTCGAGCTTTCCGTGGGGCGTCCCGAGGTCATCTTCAAATACGAAGACGGCCAGAAGCTGGAGCCCATCGAGCACCTCTACGTGGATTGCGACGAATCCTTCATGGGCATCGTCACCGAGAAAATCCAGGTCCGCAAGGGGCGCATGACCAACATGGTCAACCACGGCACCGGCCGCGTGCGCCTCGAATTCTCGGTCCCAGCCCGCGCGCTCATCGGCTACCGCGACGAATTCCTGACCGACACCAAGGGCACGGGCATCATGAACTCCTACCTTGAAGGGTACGGCGAATACCGGGGCGAATTCACCTCCCGGTACACCGGTTCCCTGGTCTCGGACCGCTCGGGCAAGGCCGTGGCCTACGGCCTGTTCAACCTGGAGCCTCGCGGCCGCATCTTCGTGGTCCCCGGCGACCCGGTCTACGAGGGCATGATCATCGGCGAGCACAACCGGGAGAACGACATCAACGTCAACCCGGCCAAGGAAAAGAAGCTGACCAACATGCGCGCCTCGGGCAAGGACGAGGCCGTGATCCTCACCCCGGTCAAGCCCATGACCCTGGAATACGCCCTGAACTTCATCAAGGACGACGAGGAAGTCGAAGTTACCCCCCTGTCCATCCGCTTGCGGAAATCGGAGCTTTCGGCCCTGGTGCGGCATCGGGAGGATGGAAAGAAAAAGAAGGGCAAGGAAAACAGCTAG
- the wtpA gene encoding tungstate ABC transporter substrate-binding protein WtpA, translating to MSQRITAFIAALAMILLLAPGAQAEPSGKLIIFHAGSLSVPFAAIEKNFEAKYPKVDVLREAGGSTKMARLISEVGKPADIMASADYVVIDKSLIPKFASWNVRFASNQMVLCYTDKSKFASEINGDNWADILLRKGVVWGHSDPNLDPAGYRSLMVLQLAEKFYKRSGLYDQLLANRPEKNIRPKSVELVSLLESGHMDYAWEYLSVAVQHNLKYITLDKHMNLGDFAMNDFYKAAKVKVTGKKPGTFIDRVGASITYGITKIDKCPNPEAADAFLAYLFDPEGGLKILKDMGQPPFVPVQVTSDGMSKLPEVLKPLATVSE from the coding sequence ATGTCTCAGCGCATCACCGCTTTCATCGCCGCCCTGGCCATGATTCTGCTTCTGGCGCCGGGCGCCCAGGCCGAACCGTCGGGCAAACTGATCATCTTTCACGCGGGCAGTTTGTCCGTACCCTTCGCCGCCATCGAAAAGAATTTTGAAGCCAAGTACCCCAAGGTGGACGTCCTGCGCGAAGCCGGCGGCTCCACCAAGATGGCCCGGCTGATCTCCGAGGTGGGCAAGCCCGCCGACATCATGGCCTCGGCCGACTACGTGGTCATCGACAAGAGCCTGATCCCCAAATTCGCTTCATGGAACGTCCGCTTCGCCTCCAACCAGATGGTCCTGTGCTACACGGACAAGTCCAAGTTCGCCAGCGAGATCAACGGCGACAACTGGGCGGACATCCTGCTGCGCAAGGGTGTGGTCTGGGGCCATTCCGATCCCAACCTCGATCCTGCCGGCTATCGTTCCCTGATGGTCCTGCAACTGGCCGAGAAGTTCTACAAGCGGTCCGGCCTGTATGACCAACTCCTGGCCAACCGGCCCGAGAAGAACATCCGGCCCAAGTCCGTGGAGCTTGTCTCCCTGCTCGAATCCGGGCACATGGATTACGCCTGGGAATACCTGTCCGTGGCCGTGCAGCACAACCTCAAGTACATCACCCTGGACAAGCACATGAACCTCGGCGATTTCGCCATGAATGACTTCTACAAGGCCGCCAAGGTCAAGGTCACCGGCAAGAAGCCCGGCACCTTCATCGACCGCGTGGGCGCTTCCATCACCTATGGCATCACCAAGATCGACAAGTGCCCCAACCCCGAAGCGGCCGACGCTTTCCTGGCCTACCTGTTCGATCCCGAGGGCGGGCTGAAGATCCTCAAGGACATGGGCCAGCCGCCGTTCGTCCCGGTGCAGGTCACCTCCGATGGCATGTCCAAGCTGCCCGAAGTCCTCAAGCCTCTGGCCACCGTTTCCGAATAA
- a CDS encoding ABC transporter permease has protein sequence MRSLPGRIFHVWMIVSAALVLLFIGVPMLATMASPTWEVFTETLADRDVLHSVWLSMSASGVAAGIAFVFGTPLAFLLARNEFPGKKVVESLVDLPIMIPHPVVGIALLGLTSPNTAFGQFLKSMGVEIMGTTTGIVAVLVFVGVPFYVNAAKSGMESIPRRLENVSRSLGAGAAATFFRVTLPLCWRYMLVGMIMCMARALSEFGAIIIVAYHPMVAPVLMYERFTAYGLQYSQPVAVILILVSMIFFLLLRSLSLPKRKNA, from the coding sequence ATGCGATCCCTCCCCGGTCGCATATTCCACGTCTGGATGATCGTTTCGGCGGCATTGGTGCTGCTGTTCATCGGCGTCCCCATGCTGGCCACCATGGCCAGCCCCACCTGGGAAGTCTTCACCGAGACCCTGGCCGACCGTGACGTGCTCCACTCGGTTTGGTTGTCCATGTCCGCCTCGGGCGTGGCCGCGGGCATCGCCTTCGTCTTCGGCACCCCGCTCGCGTTCCTGCTGGCGCGCAACGAGTTCCCCGGCAAGAAAGTGGTCGAGAGCCTGGTGGATCTGCCTATCATGATTCCTCACCCGGTGGTGGGCATCGCCCTGCTCGGCTTGACCAGCCCGAACACCGCTTTCGGGCAATTCCTCAAGTCCATGGGCGTCGAGATCATGGGCACGACCACGGGCATCGTCGCCGTACTCGTGTTCGTGGGCGTTCCTTTCTACGTGAATGCGGCCAAGTCGGGCATGGAGTCCATCCCCCGGCGGCTGGAAAACGTCTCGCGCTCTCTGGGAGCCGGGGCCGCAGCCACATTTTTTCGGGTCACCCTGCCCCTGTGCTGGCGCTATATGCTGGTCGGCATGATCATGTGCATGGCCCGCGCTCTGTCCGAATTCGGGGCCATCATTATCGTGGCCTACCACCCCATGGTCGCCCCGGTGCTCATGTACGAGCGGTTCACGGCATACGGCCTGCAATATTCCCAGCCCGTGGCCGTCATCCTGATCCTGGTCAGCATGATCTTTTTCCTGCTGTTGCGGTCCTTGTCGCTGCCCAAGAGGAAAAACGCATGA
- a CDS encoding ABC transporter ATP-binding protein — MIRLTDLTIRFPGFTLDHVSLHVRPGEFFALMGSTGSGKTLVLESVAGLTRLDEGSVVIGGRDVTRLPPEKRNVSLVYQDHALFPHLNVLQNVMYGQRYHGIDKESDRRQARDLLDTLGLLKLEKRRPEHLSGGEKQRTALARALACGPDVILLDEPLSSLDPQFRGELRRTLKHVHETTGTTFLMVTHDFADAMILAERGAVIKDGRLHQQDTVANIFRRPATPFTASFVGMTNVFPARYAKGSCTFAGHTFEGLPGLPDRATGFAALRPEDVFVGSPEDFPEDWHIMRGTVERVEREGFTWTAVVRCGDQTLTALVDRHMVLNRGLDSGSAVTLGFAWEHLHHMPEHD, encoded by the coding sequence ATGATCCGCCTGACCGATCTGACCATCCGGTTTCCCGGCTTCACCCTGGACCATGTCTCCCTGCACGTCCGGCCCGGCGAATTCTTCGCCCTCATGGGCTCCACCGGTTCGGGCAAGACCCTGGTCCTCGAATCCGTGGCCGGACTGACCCGGCTGGACGAGGGCTCGGTGGTCATCGGCGGCCGCGACGTGACCCGCCTGCCCCCGGAGAAACGTAACGTCAGCCTGGTCTACCAGGACCACGCGCTGTTCCCGCACCTGAATGTGCTGCAAAACGTCATGTACGGCCAGCGCTACCACGGCATAGACAAGGAGAGCGACCGACGCCAGGCACGCGATCTGCTCGACACCCTGGGGCTCCTCAAGCTGGAAAAACGACGGCCCGAGCACCTGTCCGGCGGCGAGAAGCAGCGCACGGCCCTGGCCCGCGCCCTGGCCTGCGGCCCGGATGTAATTCTCCTGGACGAACCCCTCTCCTCCCTGGATCCGCAATTCCGGGGCGAACTCAGGCGAACCCTCAAGCACGTGCATGAAACCACGGGCACGACCTTCCTCATGGTCACTCACGACTTCGCGGACGCCATGATCCTGGCCGAGCGCGGGGCGGTCATCAAGGACGGACGGCTGCACCAGCAGGACACGGTGGCCAACATCTTCCGCCGCCCGGCCACGCCGTTCACCGCATCCTTCGTGGGCATGACCAACGTATTTCCGGCCCGCTACGCCAAGGGGAGCTGCACTTTTGCGGGGCACACCTTCGAAGGGCTGCCCGGGCTGCCCGACCGGGCGACAGGATTCGCGGCCCTTCGGCCCGAAGACGTATTCGTGGGCAGTCCCGAGGACTTCCCCGAAGACTGGCACATCATGCGGGGAACCGTGGAACGGGTGGAGCGCGAGGGATTCACCTGGACCGCCGTGGTCCGCTGCGGCGACCAGACCCTGACCGCCCTGGTGGACCGGCACATGGTCCTCAACCGGGGACTGGACAGCGGCTCGGCCGTAACTCTCGGCTTTGCCTGGGAACACCTCCATCACATGCCGGAGCACGACTGA
- a CDS encoding multidrug resistance efflux transporter family protein, whose amino-acid sequence MFRIILLGVLAALFFSSTFVLNRAMSLEGGHWVWSASLRYFWMLIMLFGWLAATGKWRLAADSVRLFARHWVFWVVAGSIGFGVFYALLTFSSVFAPGWVVAATWQTTILAAPLVLLGFGRRVPLKALALTVLIFIGVVLINLEQATQSGVREVLLGALPVLVAAFAYPFGNQLVWEARRGEKPYVPHIDHPAMDDPFCRVLLLTMGSLPLWFALIAFTSPPPPSTGQLVQTAVVAACSGVVATSLFLVARHTAGSTAELAAADCTQSMEVVFSLMGEAILLGHVLPGLLGWLGIALTMGGLTLYITVQSRG is encoded by the coding sequence ATGTTTCGCATCATCCTGCTGGGCGTGCTCGCCGCGCTGTTCTTCTCGTCCACATTCGTGCTCAACCGGGCCATGAGCCTGGAGGGCGGACATTGGGTCTGGTCCGCGTCCCTGCGGTATTTCTGGATGCTGATTATGCTTTTTGGGTGGCTGGCGGCCACGGGAAAATGGCGGTTGGCCGCGGATTCCGTGCGGCTCTTCGCCCGGCACTGGGTTTTCTGGGTCGTGGCCGGGAGCATCGGTTTCGGGGTGTTTTACGCCCTGCTCACCTTCAGCTCGGTCTTTGCCCCGGGCTGGGTGGTGGCGGCCACCTGGCAGACGACCATTCTGGCCGCGCCTCTGGTCCTGCTCGGATTCGGACGTCGGGTGCCCCTCAAGGCCCTGGCCCTGACCGTGCTCATCTTCATCGGCGTGGTGCTCATCAATCTGGAGCAGGCCACCCAATCCGGAGTGCGTGAGGTCCTGCTCGGCGCACTACCCGTGCTGGTGGCGGCCTTCGCCTACCCCTTCGGCAATCAGTTGGTCTGGGAAGCGCGGCGGGGCGAGAAGCCGTATGTGCCGCACATTGATCATCCGGCCATGGACGATCCTTTCTGTCGGGTCCTGCTGCTGACCATGGGGTCGCTGCCGTTGTGGTTCGCGCTCATCGCGTTCACCTCGCCGCCGCCTCCGTCCACGGGGCAGCTCGTCCAGACGGCCGTGGTCGCGGCCTGTTCGGGCGTGGTGGCCACCAGCCTGTTCCTGGTGGCCCGGCATACCGCCGGGTCCACGGCCGAGCTGGCCGCCGCCGACTGCACCCAGTCCATGGAGGTGGTCTTTTCCCTGATGGGCGAAGCCATTCTGCTGGGGCATGTCCTGCCCGGTCTGCTGGGCTGGCTGGGCATCGCATTGACCATGGGCGGGCTGACGCTTTACATCACGGTTCAGAGCCGGGGCTAG
- a CDS encoding DUF202 domain-containing protein, whose protein sequence is MTEKSGDDIRTELARERNALARERNDLAVNRTRLANRRTFLAWCRTALAFMTFGFLLEKVDSFVAYQKIDVPARVLTELGLLGKFAFVGGPVLVLFAGWRYYRLEKELGFDSGDLYVVPELILFGVIMASAVIYLFFL, encoded by the coding sequence ATGACCGAAAAAAGCGGCGACGACATACGGACCGAACTGGCGCGGGAGCGCAATGCCTTGGCCCGCGAACGCAACGACTTGGCCGTGAACCGCACGCGGTTGGCCAACCGGCGCACCTTCCTGGCCTGGTGCCGGACCGCCCTGGCCTTCATGACCTTCGGTTTTCTGTTGGAGAAAGTGGACTCCTTCGTGGCTTATCAGAAGATAGATGTGCCCGCCCGGGTGCTCACGGAACTGGGCCTGCTGGGCAAGTTCGCCTTTGTGGGCGGCCCGGTGTTGGTCCTCTTCGCCGGCTGGCGGTACTACCGGCTTGAAAAGGAACTGGGCTTCGATTCCGGCGATCTCTACGTGGTGCCCGAGTTGATCCTGTTCGGCGTGATCATGGCCAGCGCGGTCATCTACCTGTTTTTCCTGTAA